One Kribbella sp. NBC_00662 genomic region harbors:
- a CDS encoding ROK family protein — translation MSDLGSDLGTADAVLRLLLDGQARTRAELIDVTGLARSTVTGRIEALLAAGLVVPSGEAASTGGRPPARFRFNPTARLVLAADVGATHLSVALTDLAGEILHRSTTPLKIAEGPEVVLDAVARAAHALLDEARRSPDDLAGTGVGLPGPVEHSTGRPNHPPIMPGWDSYDVVGRLSRELPGPVLVDNDVNIMALGEHATAYPDVEHLLFVKVATGIGAGVISGGRLHRGAQGAAGDIGHIQAPGHTERCRCGNIGCLEAIASAAALANTLGVGTSRDIVDLVRAGNTTATTAVRQAGREIGTVLAAAVSLLNPSVIVVGGSLSQAGDSLLAGIRETVYARSLPLATTDLQVRTSRTGQDGALRGAAILVLHHALSL, via the coding sequence ATGAGCGATCTCGGCAGCGATCTCGGTACTGCGGACGCGGTCCTGCGGCTGCTCCTCGACGGGCAGGCCCGGACCCGCGCCGAGCTGATCGACGTCACCGGTCTGGCCCGATCCACGGTCACCGGGCGGATCGAGGCGCTGCTCGCGGCCGGGCTCGTCGTACCGTCCGGTGAGGCCGCCTCGACAGGCGGACGGCCGCCGGCCCGCTTCCGGTTCAACCCGACCGCGCGACTCGTGCTCGCCGCGGACGTCGGCGCGACGCACCTGTCCGTCGCCCTGACCGACCTGGCCGGCGAGATCCTGCACCGGTCGACGACACCGCTCAAGATCGCCGAAGGACCTGAGGTCGTCCTCGACGCCGTCGCCCGCGCGGCCCACGCACTGCTGGACGAGGCGCGCAGGTCGCCGGACGATCTCGCCGGCACCGGGGTCGGACTGCCCGGCCCGGTCGAGCACAGCACCGGCCGCCCGAACCATCCGCCGATCATGCCCGGCTGGGACTCGTACGACGTGGTCGGCCGGCTGAGCCGTGAACTCCCCGGCCCGGTGCTGGTCGACAACGATGTGAACATCATGGCGCTCGGCGAGCACGCGACGGCATACCCGGACGTCGAGCACCTGCTGTTCGTGAAGGTTGCCACCGGCATCGGTGCGGGCGTGATCAGCGGCGGCCGGTTGCACCGCGGCGCCCAGGGCGCGGCAGGCGACATCGGCCACATCCAGGCGCCGGGTCACACCGAGCGCTGCCGCTGCGGCAACATCGGCTGCCTCGAAGCCATCGCCTCGGCGGCGGCACTCGCGAACACGCTGGGCGTCGGGACCAGCCGGGACATCGTCGACCTCGTCCGCGCGGGCAACACGACCGCGACGACCGCCGTCCGGCAGGCAGGCCGTGAGATCGGCACGGTCCTCGCCGCCGCGGTCAGCCTGCTCAACCCGTCGGTGATCGTCGTGGGCGGCTCACTGTCCCAGGCCGGCGACAGCCTGCTGGCCGGCATCCGCGAGACCGTCTACGCCAGATCGTTGCCCTTGGCTACCACCGACCTGCAGGTCCGTACCTCCCGGACCGGCCAGGACGGTGCGCTCCGCGGCGCCGCCATCCTGGTCCTGCACCACGCCCTCAGCCTCTGA
- a CDS encoding MFS transporter produces MLTEPVTRERSALITATAFVVALSLRPALTAVGPVLPRIGLDLHLGEAAQGLLGTLPLLAFAVASPLVHLASRRFGMERAVFVSLLVLALSSAARPYTGQAGLWIGMAVVGAAIAIGNVLVPVIIKRDYANRVSRATGIYTAFITGGAAIASILAVPIADAVDWRLSLAVWGGLAVLVAVIWLPRTLSPEPMPAATTEDGAPPVSVWRQPTAWLVTGFMGLQSTAFYLFVNWLPTIEISTGGVSERATGVHLFLFQVFGLIGGLSIPFLLKHPTNQRAGLMTASTPILVALLGLLLAPHLAIVWAIVGGLGQGAGLVAALSLISLRGRGHHETTQLSGMAQAVGYTLAGAGPVVAGYLTQVTGGWSTTLVVFAVLAAMQVTLGFVAGRDRR; encoded by the coding sequence GTGTTGACCGAACCAGTGACTCGGGAGCGGTCGGCGCTGATCACAGCGACCGCCTTCGTGGTCGCGCTGAGCCTCCGGCCGGCCCTGACCGCGGTCGGTCCGGTGCTGCCGCGGATCGGTCTCGACCTCCACCTGGGCGAGGCTGCGCAGGGCCTGCTGGGCACGCTGCCGCTGCTCGCGTTCGCCGTCGCATCGCCGCTCGTCCACCTGGCGTCCCGCCGCTTCGGCATGGAGCGAGCGGTCTTCGTCTCGCTCCTGGTGCTGGCGCTCAGCAGCGCAGCGCGCCCGTACACGGGCCAGGCAGGTCTTTGGATCGGTATGGCGGTCGTCGGCGCAGCGATCGCGATCGGGAACGTGCTGGTCCCGGTCATCATCAAGCGGGACTACGCCAACCGCGTCTCCCGGGCGACCGGGATCTATACCGCGTTCATCACCGGCGGTGCGGCGATCGCATCGATCCTCGCCGTACCGATCGCGGATGCGGTCGACTGGCGGTTGTCACTCGCGGTCTGGGGCGGTCTCGCCGTACTGGTCGCGGTGATCTGGCTGCCGCGGACGCTCTCGCCGGAGCCGATGCCGGCAGCGACCACCGAGGACGGCGCTCCCCCGGTGAGCGTGTGGCGGCAGCCGACGGCGTGGCTGGTCACCGGGTTCATGGGGCTGCAGTCCACGGCGTTCTACCTGTTCGTGAACTGGCTACCCACGATCGAGATCTCGACCGGTGGGGTGTCCGAGCGCGCCACCGGCGTACATCTGTTCCTGTTTCAGGTGTTCGGTCTGATCGGCGGGCTCAGCATCCCGTTCCTGCTGAAGCACCCGACCAACCAGCGAGCCGGTCTGATGACGGCGAGTACGCCGATCCTCGTCGCGCTGCTCGGTCTGTTGCTGGCGCCGCACCTGGCGATCGTCTGGGCCATCGTCGGCGGTCTGGGACAGGGTGCCGGGCTGGTCGCCGCACTGTCGCTGATCAGTCTTCGCGGCCGCGGCCACCACGAGACCACCCAACTGTCCGGGATGGCGCAGGCGGTCGGCTACACGCTGGCTGGGGCCGGGCCGGTCGTCGCCGGCTACCTGACCCAGGTGACCGGCGGCTGGAGTACGACGCTCGTCGTGTTCGCCGTACTCGCAGCCATGCAGGTCACGCTGGGATTCGTCGCCGGTCGCGACCGGCGCTAG
- a CDS encoding HU family DNA-binding protein yields the protein MNKSQLVEALAVHFDGNRRQAQHALESVIDTVQRELTKKGGKVAITGFGAFEAIERGARIVRNPRTGETKRAKKTTVPKFRAGAELKAVVSGAKKLPKLVAPKPAATATKAAAPAKKAAPVKAAATKTAAAKKTVAKKAPAKTVAKKAPAKTVAKKAPAKKAPAKTVAKKAPAKKAPAKKTAAKRTAR from the coding sequence GTGAACAAGAGCCAGTTGGTCGAAGCGCTCGCAGTGCACTTCGACGGAAACCGCCGCCAGGCCCAGCACGCGTTGGAATCGGTGATCGACACCGTCCAGCGTGAGCTGACCAAGAAGGGTGGCAAGGTCGCCATCACCGGTTTCGGTGCCTTCGAGGCCATCGAGCGTGGCGCGCGCATCGTGCGCAACCCGCGGACCGGTGAGACCAAGCGTGCCAAGAAGACCACGGTGCCGAAGTTCCGCGCTGGTGCGGAGCTGAAGGCCGTTGTCTCCGGCGCCAAGAAGCTGCCGAAGCTGGTGGCCCCGAAGCCGGCCGCGACCGCCACCAAGGCGGCCGCCCCGGCGAAGAAGGCTGCACCGGTGAAGGCCGCTGCAACCAAGACCGCCGCTGCGAAGAAGACGGTCGCCAAGAAGGCTCCGGCCAAGACGGTTGCCAAGAAGGCTCCGGCGAAGACCGTTGCCAAGAAGGCCCCGGCGAAGAAGGCCCCGGCCAAGACCGTTGCGAAGAAGGCGCCGGCCAAGAAGGCCCCCGCCAAGAAGACCGCGGCGAAGCGTACCGCTCGCTGA
- a CDS encoding Gfo/Idh/MocA family protein has protein sequence MSTNARKLRVGIVGGGFMGQVHGRAALVSGATVVGAVGSSPARAAAAAEATGAERGFATLDELLASDIDVVHVCTPNNTHRDVTLKALEAGKHVVCEKPLATSVGDATGLQTAAFEAGLVGAVPFVYRYHPMVRELRTRIAVGDAGTITSLHGSYLQDWLAGADDQNWRVDDTTGGPSRTFADIGSHWCDLTEFVTGDRIAAISAQLRTVRAQRGGVEVRTEDLATAQFRTEAGVVGTIVVSQVAAGRKNRLYLEVSGTESSFGFDQEDPDRLWVGRRDASQLLTRDPETLSPPAARVNRLPAGHAQGYQDAFDSFVADSYAAVLGDHPDGLPDFAAGARSARVVDAVLRSAAADSAWITVDNSVDNS, from the coding sequence GTGTCCACCAATGCGCGCAAGCTCAGGGTCGGGATCGTCGGCGGCGGGTTCATGGGCCAGGTCCACGGCCGGGCCGCATTGGTTTCTGGAGCAACCGTTGTCGGTGCAGTCGGCTCGTCACCCGCGAGGGCTGCCGCGGCCGCAGAGGCGACCGGCGCCGAGCGCGGGTTCGCGACTCTCGACGAGCTGCTCGCGTCCGACATCGACGTCGTCCACGTCTGTACGCCGAACAACACCCATCGCGACGTCACACTGAAGGCGCTCGAGGCCGGCAAGCACGTGGTCTGTGAGAAGCCGCTGGCCACCTCGGTCGGCGATGCGACCGGTCTGCAGACAGCCGCCTTCGAGGCAGGCCTGGTCGGGGCCGTGCCGTTCGTGTACCGCTACCACCCGATGGTCCGCGAGCTGCGGACCCGGATCGCCGTCGGCGACGCGGGAACGATCACCAGCCTGCACGGCTCGTACCTGCAGGACTGGCTCGCCGGTGCGGATGACCAGAACTGGCGCGTCGACGACACAACCGGTGGCCCGTCGCGGACGTTCGCGGACATCGGCTCGCACTGGTGTGACCTGACCGAGTTCGTCACCGGCGACCGGATCGCCGCGATCAGCGCACAGCTGCGGACGGTGCGGGCCCAGCGCGGCGGAGTCGAAGTACGCACCGAGGACCTGGCCACTGCGCAGTTCCGGACCGAGGCCGGAGTGGTCGGGACGATCGTCGTCAGCCAGGTTGCGGCCGGCCGGAAGAACCGCTTGTACCTGGAGGTGTCCGGCACCGAGTCGAGCTTCGGCTTCGACCAGGAGGACCCGGACCGCCTCTGGGTCGGCCGTCGCGACGCCTCGCAGCTGCTCACTCGCGATCCCGAGACGCTCAGCCCGCCCGCGGCGCGGGTGAACCGGCTGCCGGCCGGGCACGCGCAGGGGTACCAGGACGCGTTCGACTCGTTCGTCGCCGACAGCTATGCCGCCGTACTGGGGGACCACCCGGACGGCCTGCCCGATTTCGCCGCCGGAGCGCGGTCCGCTCGCGTGGTCGACGCCGTACTGCGTTCGGCGGCCGCGGACTCTGCCTGGATCACGGTAGACAACTCTGTCGACAACTCTTAG
- a CDS encoding NAD(P)H-dependent glycerol-3-phosphate dehydrogenase has protein sequence MTKVAVFGAGSWGTAFAVVLANAGNQVSVWGRRESLCESINAGHENADYLPGLRLPDAITATHDPAAAADGAEAIVLAVPSQSLRDNLTDWAGVLPNAVPLVSLMKGVELGTTKRMSEVIAELTGAGPERIAVVSGPNLAREIAEGQPAASVVACADEGTAARLQKLCHSPTFRPYTNNDVVGCELGGACKNVIALAVGMAVGLGFGDNARASVITRGLAEIARLGTALGADEHTFSGLAGLGDLVATCSSPLSRNRTFGEKLGQGMSVAEIAGGTRQVAEGVKSCASISELAHQHDVEMPIAEHVTKVIAGEMTPKDMLFSLVSRSAKPERWG, from the coding sequence ATGACGAAGGTTGCGGTGTTCGGTGCCGGATCCTGGGGTACGGCGTTCGCGGTGGTGCTTGCGAACGCCGGGAACCAGGTGTCCGTCTGGGGCCGGCGTGAGTCGCTCTGCGAGTCGATCAACGCCGGCCACGAAAACGCCGACTACCTTCCCGGCCTGCGGTTGCCGGACGCGATCACGGCAACCCACGACCCGGCCGCGGCCGCGGATGGAGCGGAGGCGATCGTCCTCGCGGTCCCGTCGCAGTCGCTGCGGGACAACCTGACCGACTGGGCCGGCGTGCTGCCGAACGCCGTACCGCTGGTCAGTCTGATGAAGGGCGTCGAGCTCGGTACGACGAAGCGGATGAGCGAGGTGATCGCCGAGCTCACCGGCGCCGGGCCGGAGCGCATCGCGGTCGTCTCGGGGCCGAACCTCGCCCGCGAGATCGCCGAAGGACAACCGGCCGCGTCCGTCGTCGCGTGCGCGGACGAGGGTACGGCGGCGCGGTTGCAGAAGCTGTGTCATTCGCCGACGTTCCGCCCGTACACGAACAACGATGTCGTCGGCTGTGAGCTCGGCGGCGCCTGCAAGAACGTCATCGCCCTCGCGGTCGGCATGGCCGTCGGGCTCGGTTTCGGCGACAACGCCCGCGCCTCGGTGATCACCCGCGGCCTCGCCGAGATCGCCCGCCTGGGGACGGCGCTGGGCGCGGACGAGCACACGTTCTCCGGCCTGGCCGGGCTGGGCGATCTGGTCGCGACGTGCTCGTCACCGCTGTCGCGGAACCGGACCTTCGGCGAGAAACTCGGCCAGGGCATGAGCGTCGCGGAGATCGCCGGCGGGACCCGGCAGGTCGCGGAGGGCGTGAAGTCCTGCGCGTCGATCTCCGAGCTGGCACACCAGCACGACGTCGAGATGCCGATCGCCGAACACGTCACCAAGGTCATCGCCGGCGAGATGACCCCGAAGGACATGCTGTTCAGCCTGGTCTCCCGCTCGGCGAAGCCGGAGCGCTGGGGATGA
- the cofC gene encoding 2-phospho-L-lactate guanylyltransferase has product MADLQVAPWTLAIPVKRTAIAKSRLAPAYPQHRPELARAFALDTTAAALASPLVRAVLVVTDDPLVAADVTAAGAYVVPDLPAAGLNEALLHGAAVAAAEFPDNGIAALSADLPALRPAELTAVLAACTAPRSFVVDQPGTGTTLLAAAPGVPLDPRFGVGSALAHQASGAIPIELPGIESVRRDVDTAADLAHAVQLGVGPATAEVMSLVLGAATGTEGLAC; this is encoded by the coding sequence ATGGCAGACCTACAGGTCGCTCCCTGGACCCTGGCGATCCCGGTGAAGCGTACGGCGATCGCGAAGAGCCGGCTCGCTCCGGCCTACCCGCAGCACCGTCCCGAGCTGGCCCGTGCGTTCGCTCTCGACACTACTGCGGCCGCGCTCGCCTCTCCCCTGGTCCGGGCGGTCCTGGTCGTCACGGACGACCCGTTGGTCGCCGCGGATGTGACCGCGGCCGGTGCGTACGTCGTACCCGATCTCCCGGCCGCCGGGCTCAACGAGGCCTTGCTGCATGGAGCCGCTGTTGCCGCCGCGGAGTTCCCGGACAACGGCATCGCCGCGCTGTCCGCCGATCTTCCCGCGCTGCGTCCGGCCGAGCTCACCGCGGTGCTCGCAGCATGTACGGCACCGCGGTCCTTCGTGGTCGACCAGCCCGGGACCGGTACGACGTTGCTCGCGGCGGCTCCCGGCGTACCGCTGGATCCGCGCTTCGGGGTCGGCTCCGCCCTGGCACACCAGGCGTCCGGAGCGATCCCGATCGAGCTGCCCGGGATCGAGTCGGTACGTCGTGATGTCGACACGGCTGCCGATCTGGCGCACGCGGTGCAGCTCGGGGTGGGGCCGGCGACCGCCGAGGTGATGTCCCTGGTTCTCGGTGCCGCGACCGGGACCGAAGGTCTAGCCTGCTGA
- the corA gene encoding magnesium/cobalt transporter CorA, whose protein sequence is MSDLRLRTIRAFSRTPSLRAAARKHAAAVSAAAVVEPAEKQPRDPQMPKGHSVVDSAIYCDGRRVASPDSLAETYGELHQAPHSLAWIGLYRPDRRELASLAQEFDLHELAIEDANEAHQRPKLERYGDTLFVVLKAARYRDATEEVEFGEVHVFVGPDFVVTVRHAEAPNLAAVRRRVERDPELLSRGAEAVLYAIMDKVVDGYAPVVAGLENDIDEIETEVFRGDPKVSRRIYELSREVIEFQRATRPLVGMLEQLRGGFQKYGVDEELQRSLRDVADHVTEVVEKVDGFRELLRDILTVNATLVAQQQNEEMKSLAIASSEQNEEVKRISAWAAILFAPTLIGTVYGMNFDKMPELHWQYGYPFAIGLMALVCGGLHQIFKRRGWL, encoded by the coding sequence ATGTCCGACCTGCGCCTTCGCACGATCCGTGCGTTCAGCCGCACCCCGTCACTGCGTGCCGCCGCGCGCAAGCACGCTGCTGCCGTCTCCGCCGCCGCTGTCGTCGAGCCGGCCGAGAAGCAGCCCCGCGATCCGCAGATGCCCAAGGGGCACAGCGTCGTGGACAGCGCGATCTACTGCGACGGCCGCCGGGTCGCTTCTCCTGATTCGCTCGCCGAGACGTACGGCGAGCTGCACCAGGCCCCGCACAGCCTGGCCTGGATCGGCCTGTACCGGCCCGATCGCCGCGAGCTGGCCTCGCTGGCGCAGGAGTTCGACCTGCACGAGCTGGCGATCGAGGACGCCAACGAGGCGCATCAGCGGCCGAAGCTGGAGCGGTACGGCGACACGTTGTTCGTCGTACTGAAGGCCGCGCGGTACCGGGACGCGACCGAGGAGGTCGAGTTCGGTGAGGTGCACGTGTTCGTCGGACCGGACTTCGTGGTGACGGTCCGGCACGCCGAAGCGCCCAACCTGGCAGCGGTCCGGCGCCGCGTCGAGCGCGACCCCGAACTGCTCAGCCGAGGTGCCGAAGCGGTCCTCTACGCGATCATGGACAAGGTCGTCGACGGCTACGCTCCGGTGGTCGCCGGTCTCGAGAACGACATCGACGAGATCGAGACCGAGGTGTTCCGCGGTGACCCGAAGGTGTCGCGGCGCATCTACGAACTGTCCCGTGAGGTGATCGAGTTCCAGCGCGCGACCCGGCCGCTGGTCGGCATGCTCGAGCAGCTCCGCGGCGGATTCCAGAAGTACGGCGTGGACGAGGAACTGCAACGTTCACTGCGCGATGTCGCCGACCACGTCACCGAGGTGGTGGAGAAGGTCGACGGATTCCGTGAACTGCTGCGCGACATCCTGACGGTGAACGCGACCCTGGTCGCCCAGCAGCAGAACGAGGAGATGAAGAGCCTCGCGATCGCCAGCAGCGAGCAGAACGAAGAGGTCAAGCGGATCTCTGCCTGGGCGGCGATCCTGTTCGCCCCGACCCTGATCGGCACCGTCTACGGGATGAACTTCGACAAGATGCCCGAGCTGCACTGGCAGTACGGATACCCCTTCGCGATCGGCCTGATGGCCTTGGTGTGTGGAGGTCTGCACCAGATCTTCAAACGCCGCGGCTGGCTGTGA
- a CDS encoding aminoglycoside phosphotransferase family protein produces the protein MIPAAFAKATIDREGAVGEAWLAELPGIIDEVLTGWGCTPTGEAMHGQVGVVIPVEDDRVVKISFPHPGNDYEADAFAAWGGRGAVQLYERDDDRYAMLLERAHPTTLFDHNEDVVAIAGELHRKLRIPAPNDLPRMSDQADAWEEELRKDAAELDHQLPPYVLDAALAVVDELGREQPEILIHGDFHPRNILRADREPWLAVDPKGYVGDPAYDATTFLRTRAAHQLGADDLIRILNHELELFAETAELDPDRIRRWAQLNMVQTAFWGRRYGFGRARSGGRRDAMVELVDDLAVHWTDPVRG, from the coding sequence ATGATCCCGGCCGCGTTCGCCAAGGCCACCATCGATCGTGAAGGTGCCGTCGGCGAGGCCTGGCTGGCCGAGCTGCCCGGGATCATCGACGAGGTTCTGACGGGCTGGGGATGTACGCCGACCGGTGAGGCGATGCACGGCCAGGTCGGCGTCGTCATCCCGGTCGAGGACGATCGGGTCGTGAAGATCTCGTTCCCGCATCCAGGGAACGACTACGAGGCCGACGCCTTCGCGGCGTGGGGCGGCCGCGGCGCAGTGCAGCTCTATGAGCGCGACGACGACCGCTACGCCATGCTCCTGGAACGCGCCCACCCCACGACACTGTTCGACCACAACGAAGATGTCGTGGCCATCGCCGGCGAGCTGCATCGCAAGCTGAGGATCCCGGCCCCGAACGACCTGCCTCGGATGTCGGACCAGGCCGATGCCTGGGAGGAAGAACTTCGCAAGGACGCCGCCGAGCTCGACCATCAGTTGCCGCCGTACGTGCTGGATGCGGCTCTCGCCGTCGTCGACGAGCTCGGTCGCGAGCAGCCGGAGATCCTGATCCACGGCGACTTCCACCCGCGCAACATCCTCCGCGCGGACCGGGAGCCCTGGCTGGCGGTCGATCCGAAGGGGTACGTCGGTGACCCGGCATACGACGCGACTACGTTCCTGCGGACCCGGGCCGCCCATCAGCTCGGCGCCGACGACCTGATCAGGATCCTGAACCACGAGCTCGAACTCTTCGCCGAGACAGCCGAGCTCGATCCTGACCGGATCCGGCGCTGGGCCCAGCTGAACATGGTCCAAACGGCGTTCTGGGGCCGGCGCTACGGATTCGGTCGCGCCCGCAGCGGCGGCCGCCGCGACGCGATGGTCGAGTTGGTCGACGATCTCGCCGTCCACTGGACGGATCCGGTCAGAGGCTGA
- a CDS encoding FadR/GntR family transcriptional regulator, whose protein sequence is MSLEGPVRQVPLVLQVSERFRAQIESGAWPRGSRIPGENQLATELGVSRGTVREALRSLSLTGLLEPRVGDGTYVRATNEISGVLVRDELSASLTHVLDARAGIEAAAARLAAQHPDPDSLAALSAILDARAAALVAGDFEAFVAVDADFHRGVVAASGNPLLLRLYDAIAEVLTESIHQTATIPEDHRILDAHVVVLEAIRAGDPEAASQASYALIETIKQEAKDPASST, encoded by the coding sequence GTGTCACTCGAAGGACCTGTGCGGCAGGTGCCGCTCGTGCTGCAGGTGTCGGAGCGCTTCCGTGCGCAGATCGAGTCCGGGGCCTGGCCGCGCGGCTCGCGCATCCCCGGCGAGAACCAGCTCGCGACCGAGCTGGGCGTCAGTCGCGGAACGGTCCGGGAGGCGCTGCGTTCGCTGAGCCTGACCGGCCTGCTCGAGCCACGCGTCGGCGACGGCACGTATGTCCGCGCGACCAACGAGATCAGCGGTGTACTGGTCCGCGACGAGCTCTCCGCGTCATTGACGCATGTCCTCGACGCGCGCGCCGGTATCGAAGCCGCAGCCGCCCGCCTGGCCGCGCAGCATCCGGATCCGGACAGCCTGGCTGCCCTCTCCGCCATTCTCGATGCCCGGGCCGCCGCTCTGGTCGCCGGTGACTTCGAAGCCTTTGTTGCCGTGGACGCCGACTTCCACCGCGGCGTCGTCGCCGCCAGCGGGAACCCGTTGCTGCTACGGCTGTACGACGCGATCGCCGAAGTACTGACCGAGTCGATCCACCAGACCGCGACGATCCCCGAGGACCACCGGATCCTCGACGCCCACGTCGTCGTCCTCGAGGCGATCCGGGCGGGCGATCCCGAGGCGGCGAGTCAGGCGTCGTACGCGTTGATCGAGACCATCAAGCAAGAAGCGAAGGATCCGGCCAGTAGTACCTGA
- a CDS encoding lysophospholipid acyltransferase family protein, translating to MTDGSNEQQEAPVDNRPDNRHRDPRPPRGFWFGIIVAIVKPFMIVFTKCRFTGRENMPRTGGVIYVPNHISHFDPVLLGYFIWECRRIPRFLGKASLFKIPVLGTIITSAGQIPVYRDSTQAADAFRDAVAAVERGECVGVYPEGTITRDPDMWPMTGKTGAARIALMTGCPVIPVANWGAQEIVKSYTGKIRIRLLPRKTLQVRAGAPVDLSAFEGKPLTNQLLHEATEVIMARVAETLGELRGETPPKELYDLRKAKKAEGEETA from the coding sequence ATGACGGATGGCAGCAACGAGCAGCAGGAGGCCCCAGTGGACAACCGGCCGGACAATCGGCACCGTGATCCGCGTCCGCCGCGTGGCTTCTGGTTCGGCATCATCGTCGCGATCGTCAAGCCGTTCATGATCGTGTTCACCAAATGCCGGTTCACCGGCCGGGAGAACATGCCGCGGACCGGCGGCGTGATCTACGTGCCGAACCACATCTCGCATTTCGACCCGGTGCTGCTCGGGTACTTCATCTGGGAATGCCGGCGGATCCCGCGGTTCCTGGGCAAGGCGTCGCTGTTCAAGATCCCGGTGCTCGGCACGATCATCACCAGCGCCGGCCAGATCCCGGTGTACCGGGATTCCACCCAGGCTGCGGACGCATTCCGGGATGCCGTGGCCGCGGTCGAACGCGGTGAGTGTGTAGGCGTTTACCCGGAGGGCACCATTACGCGTGATCCGGACATGTGGCCGATGACCGGCAAGACCGGCGCCGCCCGGATCGCGCTGATGACCGGCTGCCCGGTGATCCCGGTCGCCAACTGGGGCGCGCAGGAGATCGTGAAGTCCTACACCGGCAAGATCCGGATCCGCCTGCTGCCGCGCAAGACGCTGCAGGTCCGGGCCGGCGCACCCGTGGACCTCAGCGCGTTCGAGGGCAAGCCGCTGACCAACCAGCTGTTGCACGAGGCAACCGAGGTGATCATGGCCCGCGTCGCCGAGACGCTCGGCGAACTCCGCGGCGAGACCCCGCCCAAGGAGCTCTACGACCTCCGCAAAGCAAAGAAGGCTGAAGGCGAGGAGACGGCATGA
- a CDS encoding sugar phosphate isomerase/epimerase family protein, whose translation MPRPITLFTGQWADLPFEEVCQFASEAGYDGVEIACSGDHFDVQQAVDDDTYVQGRKDILEKYNLQVFAISNHLVGQAVCDNPIDFRHQAIVPSRIWGDGDGEGVRQRAAEDLKNTARAAKKLGVNTVIGFTGSSIWQYVAMFPPVPAEKIEAGYRDFADRWNPILDVFDEEGVRFAHEVHPSEIAYDYWTTTFALEAIGHREAFGLNWDPSHMVWQDIDPVAFLWDFKDRIYHVDCKDTKMRVGGGRNGRLGSHLPWADPRRGWDFYSTGHGDVNWEDCFRVLNSIGYDGPISVEWEDAGMDRKVGAAEAVNVIRALAFDKPTAAFDAAFATDK comes from the coding sequence ATGCCACGCCCGATCACGCTGTTCACCGGTCAGTGGGCCGACCTGCCGTTCGAGGAGGTCTGCCAGTTCGCGTCCGAGGCCGGGTACGACGGCGTCGAGATCGCCTGCTCGGGCGACCACTTCGACGTCCAGCAGGCCGTCGACGACGACACCTACGTCCAGGGCCGCAAGGACATCCTGGAGAAGTACAACCTGCAGGTGTTCGCGATCTCCAACCACCTGGTCGGCCAGGCGGTCTGCGACAACCCGATCGATTTCCGGCACCAGGCGATCGTGCCGTCCCGGATCTGGGGCGACGGCGACGGCGAGGGCGTCCGGCAGCGCGCCGCCGAGGACCTGAAGAACACCGCCCGGGCGGCCAAGAAGCTCGGCGTGAACACGGTCATCGGCTTCACCGGCTCGTCGATCTGGCAGTACGTCGCGATGTTCCCGCCGGTTCCCGCCGAGAAGATCGAGGCCGGGTACCGCGACTTCGCCGACCGCTGGAACCCGATCCTCGACGTGTTCGACGAAGAAGGCGTCCGGTTCGCGCACGAGGTGCACCCGTCGGAGATCGCGTACGACTACTGGACCACCACGTTCGCGCTGGAGGCGATCGGTCACCGGGAGGCCTTCGGGCTGAACTGGGACCCGTCGCACATGGTCTGGCAGGACATCGACCCGGTCGCGTTCCTCTGGGACTTCAAGGACCGGATCTACCACGTGGACTGCAAGGACACCAAGATGCGGGTCGGCGGCGGCCGTAACGGCCGGCTCGGTTCGCACCTGCCGTGGGCCGACCCGCGGCGCGGCTGGGACTTCTACTCCACCGGTCACGGCGACGTGAACTGGGAGGACTGCTTCCGGGTGCTGAACTCGATCGGCTACGACGGCCCGATCTCGGTCGAGTGGGAGGACGCCGGGATGGACCGCAAGGTCGGCGCCGCGGAAGCGGTCAACGTCATCCGCGCGCTCGCCTTCGACAAGCCGACCGCCGCCTTCGACGCGGCCTTCGCCACCGACAAGTAA